The genomic region TCGTTGAACCGGTGGCAGGCGGAGCAAACGGGTCAACTTTCACCAGCGCAATCGATATCTGGGGACAGCAGGGAAACAATTTCTCTGCTGATATTCTTATTCTCGATACCACTACCATGGATTACCTTGAAGGCTCCCTCTCTTTGAACACCCGTTTCAACAGGTTTTACGCTCCCGAACCGATTCTTCTGAGTAACAGCATTACCGGAGTAACCGACACTCTCGAACTGCTTGCATACACGGAAAAGTCCAATTCTCTTAACAGAAAGCCACATGCCAAAATCGTGCTTCGGGGAAAGCAACCACAGTACTGGCTGGGAGTAAGGCTTAGGGGATCCGGCACTCTTCATATGTGGAACATGAACGGCCGTAACCTTCTGAGTTTTGATGCAGAAGGTTTTTTCGACGGAAACAACGCTTATTCCATTAATGAGATTGGTGGTACTGCTCACGAAGTGATCACTGTGGGTTATTACGCAAGCAAGACTACTGTCACACGGTGGGATGATCATGAATACAGTTTCGGTTATCAGCTAAAAGATCTCGCACCCTGGTCATCAAGGGGACCTACTGTCGATGGAAGGATTAAACCAGAGCTCAGCGCCCCCGGCTTTGTGGTAACCGCTGCAATGAGCGCTGCCTACGATGTTCAGGAAAACAGTATTGTGCTTTGGCCCGAATACCCCGGGTTCGAAAACCGGTATGTTTACCGATCCGGATCCTCAATGGCGGCTCCTGTGGTGTCGGGGGTTGTGGCACTTATGCTGCAGATTGATCCTCTGCTTACCCCATCAGAAATAAAGCATATCCTGATGGAGAACGCCATAAGGGATCAGTTTACCGGAGAAGAGAAAAACAATTCATGGGGGGCCGGTAAAATCGATGCTTTCGCAGCGGTGAATCAACTGATCGGTTTTGAAAAAACTGCTACCCGTATCACCCACAAATCACCTGCTGAAAATTTCACATTATCACGGTTAGGTAACAACAAAATCAAGATCAGGTTTGGTTCTCTTCCTCCGGAAAAGATCAGATTAACTGCCTATAATATGAACGGAAGAGTTCTGTTCAGCGGTTTCCCTTCAGGCAAAGGAATTGTCGATTTTCCACAAAACCTTGCAAAGGGAACAATTATCCTAAGGTTTCAAAAGGATGGTCGATTTCTGGGAGAGAGAAGATATATTTTTTATTGATTAGAACCCCGGAAATGGAGGTATAGCAGTGCCCTTTACCGGATCACACCCTGCTGCGGCAATACCTTTCTCAAAATTAGGCCTGGTGCTTTCTGCTCTCATTGTAGGGAGTATCACCCCTGATATAGAATATTTCCTTTGGTTCTCAACAGACAGATTTTCTCATTCATTTGCCGGTATTTTTATCTACTCGATTCCGGTTGGTCTGCTTATACTTCTCGTCTTTCATAAGATACTCAAACTACCGCTGCTGTGGCTGTTACCAGGATATTTCCAAAGAAGACTCACTGGAGTTTCAAGTCAGTTTCACTTTCTGCCGCTCCGCCGGTTTCTGAATATTCTATTCTCTCTTTTTATCGGAATCCTCACTCACATCATCTGGGACAATCTGGCCTCAAGAGAAGGCTGGGTCAGTCAGAATGTAGCTTTTTTGAGAATGGAGATTATTACTTTTCAGTTCGGTACACTGACTCTTATCGGAGCGGTTCGGCACGGAAGCTCTCTCTTAGGACTGGCACTTATACTGGTGTGGTTATACAGTTGGTTCAGGGGTGCAAAGCCCTCCCGGAATTCTCTGTTCAGATATTCTTCGGGAAAATCGGGCACACTTTTCATTCTGTTTATCCTGATTAGTTCTGTGATTGCAGGAGTTATAATTGCCAGTTTAAATATCTCCGGTATACATGGCTTGAATTCACTTGTTCTCTATTTTGAACTATTCATTGTTGCCGCCATATCAGCCACAATTTTTCAGGTATTGACCTACTCCGTTATCTGGACGTTTGTATTTCGCAAAGTTCTTCTTAAAAATCATTAGTAACTTACCGCTCCACAAGTGTATTGGTCTGTACTCTTCTACACTTCCGGAAGTCTTTTTTACTGGTTTGTATCAGTGCAAATCGATGGTAAAATTTCCCCTTTTTAGTGGGGATATTTTTTGGGGATGAATGGCACCTGCTTTGCACTTTACATAATCACAGGTTCATAAATAATGTGTTCCGGTTAAATGCACAAACAGAGAGTAGTATCATGTTTTCATTCAGACTTAAGCAGTTAACATTGATTCTGAGTTCAGCGATGATTTCCCTGTTGATAACAGCCCCTCATAGCCGCATCCTGCAGTCCACGTTTGCAGTACTTTCGATTGTGCTGGCATTCATGGTGTTTCTTTCTGTTCTGCATTGCAGATTCTGTTTACGTGAGCAGAGTCTTTTTACATTGGGGACACTTTTTCTTTTTTCCGGACTTATCCGCATGTCGCAGTTTTTCATTTCCGGATTTTCAGATTTTTCCCTGAGCGGCACCGATTTACTCTGGGAAGTGAGGCTTATAGAAAACAGTATGATACCACTGTCACTTCTTCTGGTGAAAAAAAGGGTGAGAAGCGCAGTATTGGGTGTAATGATTTTTCTCATTCCTTTTTTCTCTCTTGTATATGGTCTCAGAGCGGCTCCCTGGTTTAACCGTTTCTTCCCGGCGCTGAACATCCTGATGCTCCTATCTGCACTCAAACTCCTGCAGCTAAGGGCACCCAATTTAAACCCTAGCACTTTCAGAGCTCTCCTTAGCGCTCTTATTTTCTATGCCTTTTCAGAAATATTTCTGATTTCGGGGCTGCATACAGGCTCAGCCTTACTTCGTCTGGGAGCTGGATGGCATGTCTACAAATCGGTTATGGGAAGTGTCTTCATCAGTTATCAGTTGTCTTTGTCAGAGGAGTTTCTTAAAAACAAACAACTGGAGTGTGAAGCCAGAAAAGTGGCTCAGAAGTCCGCTATAGAACAGAAAATTTTAAGGGAGAGCCTTGCAGAAATTCTTACAGAAAAACAGCCGGAGAAACTCTACATGCTCATTCTCAACAAGGCAGTCTCCTTTCTAAACGGATCGGGAGGAGAACTTGCAATTTACAATAAAAAAAGCGGCAATCTGAAAATCGAATTCGCCTATAAATCGGGCGTAGGCCGCATAGGTAAAACCATCCCGGTCGGAGAAGAGCTTCTGGGCTCTGTTGCTAAAAAAAGAAAACCACTGCGAATGCACAACCATGGTATCGGGGAGGGAAGACTACCTCAGTATCCTCTTCTAAACTGGAGCGGAGTTATTGTGGTACCCCTGGAAGTGGACGGAAAACTGGTAGGGGTATTGTCTGTAATTGAAAGCAATTCTCTTCGCGAATTCACCACAGAAGAACTCGAGCTTCTCTCTGTTTTCGGAAAACATGCAGCGGTAGTTATCAGAAATGCCCTGACTTTTGAAAAAATCCGACACAGAGCAGAAACGGATTCACTAACCGGCCTCTACAATCACGGACATTTCTTTGCCATTGCGGGAAGGGAAGTCAGCAGGGCACAGCGATACAACCACGCCCTTTCTGTAGTCATATTCGATATCGACTTTTTCAAACAGGTTAACGACAACTACGGCCATCCCACCGGAGACAGAATTATTCTGCTTATAAGAGATTTGTGCAGACAGCTTTTCAGAAGTATCGATATGGTGGGGCGGTATGGGGGAGAAGAATTTATCGCTCTTCTTCCTGAAACCTCCATGGAAGAAGCCCAAGAGGTGGCTGAGAGACTAAGATCTGCAGTTGAACACGCCTTTATCGAACTGAACAATGGTGAAAAGCTTGGTGTTACGGTCTCTTTAGGTGTTTCAGCTTTAGATAATCATTGCACCAGCGCAAAGGAGTTGATTGAGAGAGCAGATGAGGCTTTGTATACTGCCAAAATGAATGGAAGAAACCGGTTCTACAGCTGGCATGAACAATTGAGCTCTAACTTAAAAAAGGCAAGATTGCTGAAATCACCGGTTAAAAACAGCTGATTGTTAACCCGCCTTCTTTTGATTATTTTAGATATACCTGATATTGGTATACCTTTCCTTTAGCTAAGAGAGTTTCTATGTATGAAAGTGAGCTGGCTGTGGCGCTGAGGGCTGCTGAGGAGGCCGGGCGCATACAGCTGGAGAGTGCACAGAAAATCGGTACAGTTCAACTAAAAAGTGATGACTCTCCTGTTACCGAAATTGACAAACTATGCGAGCAGAGAATAAGCGAAATCCTTATTAACGAATTTCAGGACGATGGTTTTTTGCGCGAAGAGAGTTCGCAAATCAGAGGAACAAGTGGCAGAAGGTGGATTATCGACCCTCTCGATGGTACACGCCCTTTCATAAGGGGTATACCCACACATAGCGTACTTATAGCACTTGAATATCAGAAGCAACCGGTTCTTGGAGTGATCTATCTTCCCGCACTTAATCAACTCTGTTTCGGTTCAGCCGGAAACGGAGCTTTCCTTAATGGAAAGCAGATCTACGTTTCTCATACTGACAAAGTTACGCGGGCAATGGGCAGTGCTCTTGGATATGTTGAAAACAGCGACAATTCAGAAGGAAGGGCGCTTTTGAATCTCATGAAGAAATGGGATTATGGATATGGGTTTATGGATTCATTTACATATGTATGCGTGGCATCCGGGAAAATAGATGTTTCAGTCAGCCTGCTTGATAAAGCATGGGACTGTGCCGCTGCGGCCTGTATTATCAAGGAGGCGGGAGGAACCTTTTCCGATATTAACGGAGAAGAATCGGTTCATAACGGTTCGATTGTATTTAGTAACGGCATTATCCATAAGGAGGTGCTCAGGGTTTTCAGAGAGGATCAGGGCAAAGCCTGAATTATTCTCACTGTTTAAACCTTTGCTCACTTTCTGCCTTTAGACCAGTAAATGTAATTGATGCGGTTGGAGTTTTCTGCTTCAAGCATGAATCATCCAACCCACCATTCCAAACCCCTGCAATTTAGTTTAGCAATAGTAAAAATTCGTATATCGCCTCTGAAATTTGAACCACTTTGTCACAATCTACAATATGTATGTTATCTTTGGGAGTATGAGTAATGGTCTGTGAGTCCATATTATTTACAAACCATTCTGATGAAACTGCTACTGCAGGTACACGATTCTGGATAAATATGCTGTGATCACCCTGAGGCCACCTGCTCCCTTCCACCATTTGAGGATTTGGTGCCAAGATTTTTTGAATTGTTTTATGCATCTCTTCGGAAACTCCGTAAAGGCTGACCTGCCTTCCCTGTAACCTGCTCCGTCGATATTTATATTCAATGCGATCTGGTCAAACCTTCCTTGGTTTGACATGATATAATTCATCTGCCCTGAAGCAGCATAGTAATCTTCGCCATTCAAAGCGACCAGTTCAATCTGTTTCGGTCCGCGATACTCTTTGAGCATTTCAGCCAGAAGCAACAGTACCACTACACCTGTTGCATTGTCGATTGCGCCGGGACTACCCTTCTTGCTATCGATATGAGCTGTAATTACCACTCTTTCAGACTCCCCGGATCCTTTTTTTCCGATAACGTTATAACCCTTACCCGGTATTCGTATGGATTTTGACTGAAGATACACCTTTTTACCTGCAAATGGCAGCAACTTTTTTCCCTCATATTCTGTCGTATACACCGAGGGTATATCAAAATCACCATCTTCAATAAGGGGGAAAGGGTACACACCTCCGGCAACGGTTTCATCTCTGTTTGTAGCGCATATAATAGCCCCTGCCCCACTTTTTTCCAAACCTGCGATAATCCTTTGATGCTCTTCAGGATTGTAAAAAACAAAGTTTTTGGGCATAAGCTGCTCTTTTGCAATCTCTCCGTGCAGAAACAGAATTTTTCCTTTAGCTTTTGCTGCTTCAAGTTCGCTCACGGTAGATACTGGTACAAGTTCCGATTCAACTTCACACCCCAGAGAATAGGGTGAAACAAACAGTGTGATAGTTTCCTTCTCACATGTAAGGGAAGCCCCTTCCTCATTCCAGTCCAAAGCCTCAAATTCGGGCATTTCTGTCTGCCACTTGTATGCTACAAGTGTTTGGTTAAAGAAGTCTGTAGCTCTGCGGTTTCCATCACTCCCAACACATCTTTCTTCAATATTTACACACAGGTTTTTAAGATAAGAACGACACTTCTCATGAAAATGAGACAGCTGTTTCACGATTGGTCTCCTTTCGGTTTAATTGAAGTGCAGCCCGGGATTCCGGGCTAAGCCCTACTACGTAAAAATCACACCTTACCTCAAAGAAGGATTTTCACCCGGCTCAAGCTCCCTTGAGTCTACCCTCCGCCCATTTTCGTATACGTCCAGCCATCTCTGTTTCCCGTCTTCAGAAAACCCGATCGACTTACCTGTTCCCTTTTCGATTCTGCCGGTGACTTTTCCTTTAGGGTCGTAAAAAATAGCAGAATAAAGTTTCCCTTCTTTATCTTTCATGAATTGACGGATATTACCATTGTAGAAGTATTCTCTAATCTCTATTATGTTTCCATCCTCATACATTGTACTGTCGATTCGGGTACCATCTTCCCGCCAGGTTTCTCTTAGGCCGTGGCGTTGACCCTTATCATTAAAGTGAGCTATTTCTTTGGGTTGACGGTTGGGGTGCCAGGAGCGTTGTACCTTGATTCCAAAAATATTAGTATCCCTTACCCACATAGTATCCCCGTCAGCACTCAGGTTAAAAGCTTTTACTGTTTCTTTACAATCAAGGTAAGGTATCAAGGTTTGGAGTGATCCGTTCTAATAATACCTGAATAAAGTATCGACAGGACATCCTTTATAATATTTCCACTTTCTCCTAATAGCACCATTATCATATCGATCTATTAAATTCCCGTGCCTTTTGCCGCTAAGAAAGCTTTCTTCTCTGATAACAATACCATTTAAATTTGTTTCTTTGCATGTGATTAACATTCCATTTTCTGTACTTACAGTATCACATACCTCGGCAAACGATATAAAAACTATAGTCAGAATAGCCAAAAAAGCATAGACATTATTGTTCAAGCCAGCCTCCTAATTTCGGTTTCATTTTATCTAAATATTCTCCAAGTCCCCTCATTGATAATTGATAAGAATTTTGATGTTTTATACAAGCAAGAATAATATACTGCCATAAGCTTTCCGGGAGCAAGCAATTTGAGTGGGCTATTATGTGTCCTGTAAATCAATGATGCCTGGTGTCCGGCGAAAAGTACTCTTTCAACAGGGTATTTTCCGAATTTGGCAATAGTGAAGCCATGGCTTGTGTAATAAGCCGCCGAAAAAAAGTCAGGACTCACAAGCAGTTTTGATCGAAGAAACTGTAATCCAGGGATGGTTCTTCGGCAACCGTCAACTGAGAGGTGGTACTTCGGATGGGTGGTGATCGTGCAATACCCACCTTCCACTTGCCGCAATGTTTGAGGATTCGCTCAATCACGACACCGTCTTCTATGAAACTGATAATCTTCATGGTACCGCCGCATGGTTCGACAAGCTGCACCACATGCTTAGGGCACTGCAGCAGGTCGATTCCATATACGACCTTTATCAACGCTGCCCATGTCATTGGGCATTTTCGGCGGTACGGGGTGTCCGGTTCCGGTATGCCGGAAACTTGCGCGGGTGTTTTTTTCTCACGCATTCCCCTTTTTTATTTGAGTAATGACCGTAGTAACGGACTTGGTGTTCGCCCTTATTTGGGATATGCTGTGTGACTTCAGCCAAAAAGTATAGCGGGTTGTATAGCTCATAGTTGCGTGGTATACCTTTCATTAGCGTTTTATCACCCGACAGCGGAAATGGTATACACTGAGCGTGAGAAGCTCGGTACAGTATTTTTCAGTAAGTCCGCTATCTTCTGTGCTGCTGATGAAGTCACTGTCAGAATTGCCATATTCACATGCATCCGGGACGCAAGATTCCAAAGCCGCTCTATTGAAAAGACCTTTTTGCCGTGTATTACACTGCCGACTTGAGGGGGGGGCTGTTTATCCGTGTGAAGACAATACAGACACTGTGGGCTCAGTTAATGATTAGACTATGCGCACAGTGTCCATATTAATTTACCTCAATTATCAGTAGGGTACCATATCTTCGCAATCGCATTTTTCCTCAGGCGTTTCTCCCAGGATCTCAATGTAGCGTCTGTAATAGGCAATCCGGCTGTTTACCCTGTCGTCATTTACCCTGCCACATTCAAGCCCTCCGTTGATGATGTTTACTGTCATGCCGAATTTTGAGGTGTGGCGGTTTTTTGCGATATCATCCGGTGTGGGCACCCAGTTTCCGACCATCACATCGTGACAGGATGGTTTGGGGGCCTGGGGAGTCATCCAGAACCAGATTGCAGACATAAAGGCGACAGTGGCGTCCTCGGGCTTGTCAGGGACAAGTATACCGGGATTGTTAAGAAGGATATTCTTATCACCGTAGAGAAACTCTGAAAGTTGGCCATAGTTGACGTTGTGAGTAACCTGAATAGGCCCGCGCCCGTGATATGATTGCCCCGGTGAAGGCGGGTAATACGGATTTGTGAATTGGTCCACATAGCCTAATTGTGTACTTCCATTCTGCCATGCGACCTCCTCACGCCAGTAGAGTCCCCATGTTCTGTCAAGATTGGTGTTTGCCGCGCCAGTGGTTTCATGGGAGATGTTTGCAAGAAAAGCAGCAAGTTCATGCCGCCTCACAGAGAGACTTCCTTCATTGCAGAACAGCGCATAATCGATTTTTCCCACATACATTTCCGAACCATACTGAACCGTTTCATCGTAACCGGGATGGGTTTTGAATTCGCGCGTCTCACCAGTTCTTTTATTTCTCCATATCAGCCTGCTGCATCCGGGTGCGACTCTACCATTACGATCCTTTGCCACATACAGCTCCACTTCGATATTGGCCATACTGTCAACAGCATTCAAGAAGGAACGGAACGTGAAAAAATCGTAGTCCCCATCGGATGGAAGCCTGGTAATTTGCGAAGGATCATCCGGGACTGTTTCATTAGGATTGGTGTAGGCACCGAAACCCAGGCCGTAACGGTTTGGGAAAAATTCTTCATATAGGGTTGAGTCCATTAGCTGCATAAGGAAAGTGCTTGGAACTTCAGGATTAACAAATCTGTACACTATTGGATCTTGGAGCTGTCCGGTAAGTGATATGGTCATGACTGAGTCTGCGAACCCCGGCTCCGTGGGGATTGCTTCAAACCGGTATTGGGCTGAAGCTGATGTAGGCATTCCGGAAGCCATGAATCTGCTGGCGTTAATAGATACAGGAGCATTAAAATCAGCAAAGATTCTGAGGTCCCCACCCATGTGAGTAATGTTTTGGGTAAAATCACTGCCGCTTATGGATGTGAGCCTGAGTATGTACTTTCCTGCAGGAACATCCCACACGGAAAAAGAAGCATTCGATTTGGAATTTATGCTTGTGTTTATGACTCTTCTGCCATTAATAGAGAAAACCTGCAGATGGCTTTTGTAGAAATCGGGGGGAAGAGTAAGGTTGATTCTTCCATTTGCGTTTCTTAAGGAGATTTCTGAAGAACTCTGATACCTGCTGGTATTGACAGTTCTTGAAAAATCGGTCCGTACGGGTAATCTTATTGTATCCGCCACACCCTTTTCGATGCTGAAATCCATGGAAGGAGGATTACCCCCTTCTTCCATGGATAGGGGTATTGCTCTTAGTGTAAATGAGGTGTTTCCTGACACCGGTACATAGGCAGTATCGGTTGAATAGGGTTTTCTGGGTAGAGTGACATGAAGCTTAAATACTGGCCCGTCGCTGATATTTTTCCATGGGCTTGGACCGGATGGGGTTAGTGTCGGCTCGTCCCCCTCTCCCTGTGTCCACCACAGACATGCCCAGTTTAAACCGATATGGGTTACCGTATCGCCTTGTTCGTATATCGTATCGCTCTGCCATGCCGGATAAGTTGTGGGGACTTCGACCCTCGCTTCATAGACCGTATCAAGATGATCAACATGGTTGGACACAGCAGAAACCGTTACAGATGCAGTTGAGGTAAGCCAGGGCATACGAACGGTTTTTTCATCTCCGCCACTAAAAGTTTCTGTGATGCTGTTTGAGCCACTGGAGAAAGTCACAGTAGCATCAACATTGGTTATTACTGGAATATCTGCTGCGAACAGCTGACTGGCAAAGAAAACAAGAAAAAGGGCTCTTCTCATTATTGAACTCCGATAATTTAAGAATAAAGTCTATCAACACTGTCCCACCAGGGCGGTTTTCCCCCAGAGTCTTCACCTATTAATATAAGAGTGGATTTGCGTCAAAGCACGAAAAAAACAACATTTCCCTTCCCGCTGAGTCGGGCGGCGACTTGTCTTTTACAGATTATAAGGTCCCCCTAATAAATCCGGTATCACACAAACGAGGAAATTTCGGGGACAAAAAAACAGATCTTCTGCCGCGACACAAAAAATTTTCAATCTGAAAACATCAGGATAGTGAGCTCAAACTAAAAGACAAATCCGCTCAGGGAGATTGTCTCCAGAAACGCTCTGATGCTATATTATTCCCATCAGTCCGAAAATCAAAAACCCTGTCATTTGTTCTTGCCTGAAAAAGTTATGGTAACTGCTGGATTTGGGTTGACCATCAGCAGCTTTGAATTTAGCAGTACCTTGTCTTGACAGGTTACTGATTTTTTGATAAGGAAAAATGGATTGCATAGCAATATCAATGAAAGATGTGTAGATGGGTACATACAGAATTTTGTCAATTACGCTTTGTGCTTTAGCGGTTTCCGCGTTTTCCAGACAACCACCGCGACCGCCTGAGATCAGGATCCATGAATGCAACGCAAATTTCCTATTGTTGAAATCATCAACTGCCGCAGAGCAGAGATCCCGATATTTAAGGCAAGTGAGTTATTGTATGCATTATGCAAACAGTGATATTGCAAGGCATCTGGTATCGATTCTGGAAACGGATAGCTGCGTCAATAACCGACTGCGGGCTCTTATCGCGCTCAAATACATCCCAAGTCACTATGGTACATTGCAGGGTATCGTAGCGCAGGGTATT from Chitinispirillum alkaliphilum harbors:
- a CDS encoding conserved membrane-spanning protein — encoded protein: MPFTGSHPAAAIPFSKLGLVLSALIVGSITPDIEYFLWFSTDRFSHSFAGIFIYSIPVGLLILLVFHKILKLPLLWLLPGYFQRRLTGVSSQFHFLPLRRFLNILFSLFIGILTHIIWDNLASREGWVSQNVAFLRMEIITFQFGTLTLIGAVRHGSSLLGLALILVWLYSWFRGAKPSRNSLFRYSSGKSGTLFILFILISSVIAGVIIASLNISGIHGLNSLVLYFELFIVAAISATIFQVLTYSVIWTFVFRKVLLKNH
- a CDS encoding alkaline serine protease; the encoded protein is MSDLTDAMHWIIEIADSLGMPCVINLSLGTQEGPHDGTSMIDRVIDSLSGPGRVFVGAVGNDGNDKVHLSLTMGSHNQGTFVEPVAGGANGSTFTSAIDIWGQQGNNFSADILILDTTTMDYLEGSLSLNTRFNRFYAPEPILLSNSITGVTDTLELLAYTEKSNSLNRKPHAKIVLRGKQPQYWLGVRLRGSGTLHMWNMNGRNLLSFDAEGFFDGNNAYSINEIGGTAHEVITVGYYASKTTVTRWDDHEYSFGYQLKDLAPWSSRGPTVDGRIKPELSAPGFVVTAAMSAAYDVQENSIVLWPEYPGFENRYVYRSGSSMAAPVVSGVVALMLQIDPLLTPSEIKHILMENAIRDQFTGEEKNNSWGAGKIDAFAAVNQLIGFEKTATRITHKSPAENFTLSRLGNNKIKIRFGSLPPEKIRLTAYNMNGRVLFSGFPSGKGIVDFPQNLAKGTIILRFQKDGRFLGERRYIFY
- a CDS encoding chitinase, GH19 family; its protein translation is MRRALFLVFFASQLFAADIPVITNVDATVTFSSGSNSITETFSGGDEKTVRMPWLTSTASVTVSAVSNHVDHLDTVYEARVEVPTTYPAWQSDTIYEQGDTVTHIGLNWACLWWTQGEGDEPTLTPSGPSPWKNISDGPVFKLHVTLPRKPYSTDTAYVPVSGNTSFTLRAIPLSMEEGGNPPSMDFSIEKGVADTIRLPVRTDFSRTVNTSRYQSSSEISLRNANGRINLTLPPDFYKSHLQVFSINGRRVINTSINSKSNASFSVWDVPAGKYILRLTSISGSDFTQNITHMGGDLRIFADFNAPVSINASRFMASGMPTSASAQYRFEAIPTEPGFADSVMTISLTGQLQDPIVYRFVNPEVPSTFLMQLMDSTLYEEFFPNRYGLGFGAYTNPNETVPDDPSQITRLPSDGDYDFFTFRSFLNAVDSMANIEVELYVAKDRNGRVAPGCSRLIWRNKRTGETREFKTHPGYDETVQYGSEMYVGKIDYALFCNEGSLSVRRHELAAFLANISHETTGAANTNLDRTWGLYWREEVAWQNGSTQLGYVDQFTNPYYPPSPGQSYHGRGPIQVTHNVNYGQLSEFLYGDKNILLNNPGILVPDKPEDATVAFMSAIWFWMTPQAPKPSCHDVMVGNWVPTPDDIAKNRHTSKFGMTVNIINGGLECGRVNDDRVNSRIAYYRRYIEILGETPEEKCDCEDMVPY
- a CDS encoding aminopeptidase encodes the protein MKQLSHFHEKCRSYLKNLCVNIEERCVGSDGNRRATDFFNQTLVAYKWQTEMPEFEALDWNEEGASLTCEKETITLFVSPYSLGCEVESELVPVSTVSELEAAKAKGKILFLHGEIAKEQLMPKNFVFYNPEEHQRIIAGLEKSGAGAIICATNRDETVAGGVYPFPLIEDGDFDIPSVYTTEYEGKKLLPFAGKKVYLQSKSIRIPGKGYNVIGKKGSGESERVVITAHIDSKKGSPGAIDNATGVVVLLLLAEMLKEYRGPKQIELVALNGEDYYAASGQMNYIMSNQGRFDQIALNINIDGAGYREGRSAFTEFPKRCIKQFKKSWHQILKWWKGAGGLRVITAYLSRIVYLQ
- a CDS encoding Histidinol-phosphatase; its protein translation is MYESELAVALRAAEEAGRIQLESAQKIGTVQLKSDDSPVTEIDKLCEQRISEILINEFQDDGFLREESSQIRGTSGRRWIIDPLDGTRPFIRGIPTHSVLIALEYQKQPVLGVIYLPALNQLCFGSAGNGAFLNGKQIYVSHTDKVTRAMGSALGYVENSDNSEGRALLNLMKKWDYGYGFMDSFTYVCVASGKIDVSVSLLDKAWDCAAAACIIKEAGGTFSDINGEESVHNGSIVFSNGIIHKEVLRVFREDQGKA